From the Streptomyces pluripotens genome, one window contains:
- the rpsQ gene encoding 30S ribosomal protein S17 produces the protein MSESNVTENKEARGFRKTREGLVVSDKMDKTVVVAVEDRVKHALYGKVIRRTNKLKAHDEQNAAGVGDRVLLMETRPLSATKRWRVVEILEKAK, from the coding sequence ATGAGCGAGAGCAACGTGACTGAGAACAAGGAAGCTCGCGGTTTCCGTAAGACCCGTGAGGGTCTGGTCGTCAGCGACAAGATGGACAAGACCGTCGTCGTCGCCGTCGAGGACCGCGTCAAGCACGCGCTGTACGGCAAGGTCATCCGCCGTACCAACAAGCTCAAGGCGCACGACGAGCAGAACGCCGCGGGCGTCGGCGACCGTGTCCTCCTCATGGAGACCCGGCCGCTGTCCGCGACGAAGCGCTGGCGCGTCGTCGAGATCCTCGAGAAGGCCAAGTAA
- the rpmC gene encoding 50S ribosomal protein L29, with protein MSAGTKASELRELGNEELLAKLREAKEELFNLRFQAATGQLENHGRLRAVRKDIARIYTLMRERELGIETVENA; from the coding sequence ATGTCGGCCGGTACCAAGGCGTCCGAGCTGCGCGAGCTGGGCAACGAGGAGCTTCTGGCGAAGCTCCGCGAGGCCAAGGAAGAGCTGTTCAACCTCCGCTTCCAGGCGGCCACGGGTCAGCTCGAAAACCACGGCCGTCTCAGGGCGGTCCGCAAGGACATCGCCCGGATCTACACCCTCATGCGTGAGCGTGAGCTCGGCATCGAGACGGTGGAGAACGCCTGA
- the rplP gene encoding 50S ribosomal protein L16: MLIPRRVKHRKQHHPKRNGMSKGGTQVAFGEYGIQALTPAYVTNRQIEAARIAMTRHIKRGGKVWINIYPDRPLTKKPAETRMGSGKGSPEWWVANVKPGRVMFELSYPNEKIAREALTRAAHKLPMKCRIVKREAGEA; this comes from the coding sequence ATGCTGATCCCCCGTAGGGTCAAGCACCGCAAGCAGCACCACCCGAAGCGCAACGGTATGTCCAAGGGTGGCACGCAGGTTGCGTTCGGCGAGTACGGCATCCAGGCGCTGACCCCGGCGTACGTCACGAACCGCCAGATCGAGGCGGCTCGTATCGCCATGACCCGTCACATCAAGCGTGGCGGCAAGGTCTGGATCAACATCTACCCGGACCGCCCGCTGACGAAGAAGCCCGCCGAGACCCGCATGGGTTCCGGTAAGGGCTCCCCGGAGTGGTGGGTGGCCAACGTCAAGCCCGGACGCGTGATGTTCGAGCTGTCGTACCCCAACGAGAAGATCGCCCGTGAGGCGCTGACCCGTGCGGCCCACAAGCTGCCGATGAAGTGCCGGATCGTCAAGCGCGAGGCAGGTGAAGCGTGA
- the rpsC gene encoding 30S ribosomal protein S3 produces the protein MGQKVNPHGFRLGVTTDFKSRWYADKLYKDYVKEDVAIRRMMTSGMERAGISKVEIERTRDRVRVDIHTARPGIVIGRRGAEADRIRGDLEKLTGKQVQLNILEVKNPETDAQLVAQAVAEQLSSRVSFRRAMRKSMQSAMKAGAKGIKIQCGGRLGGAEMSRSEFYREGRVPLHTLRANVDYGFFEAKTTFGRIGVKVWIYKGDVKNIAEVRAENAAARAGNRPARGGSDRPARGGRGGERRGRKPQQSAGAEAPKAEAPKAEAPAESTGTEA, from the coding sequence ATGGGCCAGAAGGTAAACCCGCATGGGTTCCGACTCGGTGTCACGACCGACTTCAAGTCGCGTTGGTACGCCGACAAGCTGTACAAGGACTACGTCAAGGAAGACGTCGCCATCCGTCGGATGATGACGTCCGGCATGGAGCGCGCCGGCATCTCCAAGGTGGAGATCGAGCGCACCCGTGACCGCGTCCGCGTGGACATCCACACCGCTCGCCCGGGCATCGTCATCGGCCGCCGCGGCGCCGAGGCCGACCGCATCCGCGGTGACCTGGAGAAGCTGACCGGCAAGCAGGTCCAGCTGAACATCCTCGAGGTCAAGAACCCGGAGACGGACGCTCAGCTGGTGGCCCAGGCCGTCGCCGAGCAGCTGTCCTCCCGCGTCTCCTTCCGTCGGGCCATGCGCAAGAGCATGCAGTCCGCCATGAAGGCCGGCGCCAAGGGCATCAAGATCCAGTGTGGTGGCCGTCTCGGCGGCGCCGAGATGTCCCGCTCGGAGTTCTACCGCGAGGGCCGCGTGCCCCTGCACACCCTCCGCGCGAACGTGGACTACGGCTTCTTCGAGGCCAAGACGACCTTCGGCCGTATCGGTGTGAAGGTCTGGATCTACAAGGGCGACGTCAAGAACATCGCCGAGGTCCGCGCCGAGAACGCCGCTGCCCGTGCGGGTAACCGCCCGGCGCGCGGTGGCTCCGACCGCCCGGCCCGTGGTGGCCGCGGTGGCGAGCGGCGCGGTCGCAAGCCGCAGCAGTCTGCCGGCGCCGAGGCCCCCAAGGCCGAGGCTCCCAAGGCCGAGGCTCCGGCTGAGAGCACCGGAACGGAGGCCTGA